The Herbiconiux sp. SALV-R1 nucleotide sequence ACCCCCGAGCACGGTGAGGCCGCCCTCGAGGCCCTCGCCGACTCCCCCGGCCGCTTCGTGCTGGCCTACGGCAACCTCGCCGCCGCGCCCTGGGAGTGGACGCAAGACCCCGAGGTGCGCCGCCTGGTCGAGCGCGCCCGCGACGACTCGCGCCTGTTCGGCGCGCAGCTCGCCTTCGACGTGCCGGCCGCCGAGGAGTCGTTCCCCGAGCGGGCCGCCTTCGAGGCTGCGCGCGAGCTGGGAGTCGGGGTGACCACCCACGCGGGTGTGTGGGGTGCGACCAACGACACGGGCATCCGTCGCATGTACGAGAACAAGGTGATGGACCCGGGCACCGTCTACGTGCACGCCGCCACCCTGAACGACGAGTCGTACCAGATGATCGCGGGCACCGGCGGCACGGTGTCGCTCTCCACCGAGAGCGAGCAGACCTGCGGCCAGGGCTACCCGCCGGCGCACGCACTCCGCCGCTTCGGCATCCAGGGCTCGCTGTCGGTCGACACCAGCGTGTGGTTCAGCGCCGACATGTTCTCGGCGATGCGCACCACCATCGGTGCCGACCGCTCGCTCGAGCACCTGCACGCGCACGAGAAGAACGAGACCATCACCCACGCGATGCTGCGCGTCGAAGACGTCGTCGACTGGGCGACCCGCGGCGGCGCCAAGGCGCTCGGCAAGTTCGACCAGGTCGGAAGCCTCGAGGCGGGCAAGCTCGCCGACATCGTGCTCATCAAGAACGACGACTCCCCCACCATGACGCCGATCGTGAACCCCTACGGTCACGTGGTCTACCAGGCCGGGCGCGGCGACGTGCACACCGTGCTGGTCGGCGGCGAAGCCGTGAAGTTCGACGGCAAGCTCACCGGTGGGCACCTGCCCGAGGTGCGCGCGAAGCTCGAGGACACGGTCTCGTACCTGCAGTCGGAGCTCGGCGACGCCACCTGGAAGGCGGGGATGAACCCCGAGATCCCCGAGGTCGAGATCCTCTCGAACCCCTACCAGTACCTCAAGGAGGAGGCGGGGCACAGCCACTAGGCGCTCTGTCTGATACACCTCAGGAGGGGTGGTGTGCGGTCTCCGCGGAGATCGGACGCCACCCTTTCTGCGCGCGTGGGGCCGGGCGTCAGTCGCCCGGCGTCAGTCGCAGAGGCTCGCGGTGGCGATGGCCAGGGCGCCGCTCGCCGAGGGGGCCAGGCCGGGCGAGGTGGTGGCGACGGAGCTGCCGACGGCGGTGCCGCATCCGTCTGCCGCGCGGTACTGCTCGGCGGCGGCGAGCGCCGGGACGAGCTCGGTGGTGATGCGGTCGAGCACGGGGCGCACCTGCGTGGCGAGGTCGGGCGCCTCGGTGGGCGGGGGCGTCGTGCCCGAGCGCCACTCGGCGAGCAGCGCCTCCTGCACGGCCTTGCTCGCGGCGATCTGGTCGGCGAACACGTCGCGAACGTAGTCGGGGTCGGCGCCCGCCGCCGTCGCCGCGTCGGCAGCCGCCTGCAGCACGGCCTGCTCGCGCGCCTCGTCGGTGACGGGCTGCCCGCTGAAGTACTTCGACGCCGCCACGTCGGGCGCGGCGTTCAGCCGCTCGACGAGGAGCTGCAGCACGGGGTCGAAGGCGGCGGTGGGGACGGCGTCTTCGGTCGGGGTGGGGGTGGGCGTGGGGCTGAGCGTCTGGGTCACGGTGGCGCCAGGCTGCACCGCGGTCTCCCCGGCGGCCCCCGCCCCCGCCCCGTCGCCCGCGGTGCACCCCGCGAGCGCGGCCGCCACGACGAGCACCGCCGCCACCGCGCCACCCCTCACACGACCAACGGATGCGGCAGCAGGCGATGTCGTCTCAGGCACCTCGCCAGACTAGCGGCCCCCTCGTGCCCGCCGCCGCCGCCCGCCGCCGGCCGCCCGGCCGCCCGCCACCCGCTGGCGCTTGGCGCCGCCCGGCGGCCCGCCGGCACTCACTCGTGCTCGGCGACGCGGGCGCCGCCCACCCGCCGGCCGGCGCCCGCTGTCGCCCGCTGGCCCGCCACCCGCTGGCGCCTGGCGCCGCCCGCCTGCCGCCACCCGCCGGTGCCTGACACGGCCCGCCGGCCGCCCGGCGAACCACCAGCGCTCACGTGCGCTCGGCGACGTGGGCGCCCGCCGGCCTGACGCCACCCGCCGGCGCCTGCCGCCGGCTCACGCTCGTGCGTTTACTCGGCGAGGCGGGCGCGGAGCGCGTCGAGCACGGGCAGCTGGCCGGCGACGAGTTTCTCGGCCGCCGCCTCGACGTCGAACCACTCGAGCCGGTCGATCTCGGGGAAGCTCTGCACGCGCCCCGACCGCGGCGGCCACTCCAGCTCGAAGAAGCTGCCGCCGTCGAGCGGCGGCAGCTCGTCGACCTCCGCCACGAACACCGTCACGCGTTTGCCCGATGGCTGCTTGAACTCCCCCAGCAAGTCGAGGGCCCCAGAGCCGCGCGCATCCGCGGGCTCGGGGAAGGGGTGCCCAGTCTCCTCCGCGAACTCGCGGCGGGCGGCCTCGAGCTCCGACTCACCCTCGTC carries:
- a CDS encoding NUDIX domain-containing protein, with the protein product MPERSAGILPYRRRSDEVEVFIGHMGGPYWAKKDARGWSIVKGLVDEGESELEAARREFAEETGHPFPEPADARGSGALDLLGEFKQPSGKRVTVFVAEVDELPPLDGGSFFELEWPPRSGRVQSFPEIDRLEWFDVEAAAEKLVAGQLPVLDALRARLAE
- a CDS encoding amidohydrolase family protein → MSDTLKPRPGQPIVFRNGIVLTMDDAHTVIPKGDVLVVDGKIAEVGVDLSAPEGAFEIDASGGILMPGMIDTHRHMWQTAMRGYGADWTLTQYFVWYYLEHGMKFRPQDVAAGNLISALDAVESGVTTSVDWSHGLRTPEHGEAALEALADSPGRFVLAYGNLAAAPWEWTQDPEVRRLVERARDDSRLFGAQLAFDVPAAEESFPERAAFEAARELGVGVTTHAGVWGATNDTGIRRMYENKVMDPGTVYVHAATLNDESYQMIAGTGGTVSLSTESEQTCGQGYPPAHALRRFGIQGSLSVDTSVWFSADMFSAMRTTIGADRSLEHLHAHEKNETITHAMLRVEDVVDWATRGGAKALGKFDQVGSLEAGKLADIVLIKNDDSPTMTPIVNPYGHVVYQAGRGDVHTVLVGGEAVKFDGKLTGGHLPEVRAKLEDTVSYLQSELGDATWKAGMNPEIPEVEILSNPYQYLKEEAGHSH
- a CDS encoding chorismate mutase; its protein translation is MPETTSPAAASVGRVRGGAVAAVLVVAAALAGCTAGDGAGAGAAGETAVQPGATVTQTLSPTPTPTPTEDAVPTAAFDPVLQLLVERLNAAPDVAASKYFSGQPVTDEAREQAVLQAAADAATAAGADPDYVRDVFADQIAASKAVQEALLAEWRSGTTPPPTEAPDLATQVRPVLDRITTELVPALAAAEQYRAADGCGTAVGSSVATTSPGLAPSASGALAIATASLCD